A DNA window from Ctenopharyngodon idella isolate HZGC_01 chromosome 10, HZGC01, whole genome shotgun sequence contains the following coding sequences:
- the si:dkey-42i9.4 gene encoding protein BTG1: protein MMKTEVSTAANFVTRLLRGTGLLSEEQLQQFRFSLEEALGDHYRHHWFPNAPCRGSGYRCIRINHKMDPLIGKAACTIGLTKERLFSLLPSELTMWVDPYEVSYRIGEDGSICVLYESTPPSDTNQTDSCKDELRIGQPSPSKSFGMMTCSS from the exons ATGATGAAAACTGAGGTCTCTACTGCTGCTAACTTTGTCACACGTCTGTTGAGGGGAACGGGACTGCTTTCAGAAGAACAGCTGCAACAATTCAGATTCTCTTTGGAAGAAGCTTTAGGGG ATCATTATCGGCACCATTGGTTCCCAAACGCACCTTGCCGAGGTTCGGGTTACAGGTGCATCCGGATCAACCACAAGATGGACCCTCTGATAGGCAAAGCAGCCTGTACGATTGGACTCACAAAAGAGCGACTCTTTTCACTGCTACCTAGTGAACTCACCATGTGGGTCGACCCATATGAAGTGTCCTACCGGATTGGAGAGGATGGGTCCATATGCGTCCTCTATGAGTCCACACCTCCGTCTGACACAAATCAGACGGACAGCTGCAAAGACGAACTGAGAATCGGACAGCCGAGTCCGTCCAAATCCTTCGGCATGATGACTTGCTCCAGCTGA